Proteins co-encoded in one Cupriavidus metallidurans CH34 genomic window:
- a CDS encoding CaiB/BaiF CoA transferase family protein, whose product MLHRALEGIRVLDLSRILAGPWCTQNLADLGAEVVKVEHPQRGDDTRGWGPPYLDAADGSDARLSAYFISCNRGKQSVCIDYGQPEGVAQLLELARHADVLVENYKVGTLKRYGLDYASLKAINPRLIYLSITGFGQDGPMADKPGYDYVFQGMGGLMSYTGQPDGSPGAGPLRTGVAVVDVSTGMYATSAVLAALFQRQQTGEGQHLDIALLDVAVALNANQGANYLVSGKNPQRTGNAHPNCAPYEVFRCADGYLILAIGNDTQFARFCDVAGRPDLAQDPRYVTNSGRIEHLTELRKVLTALFPTRSRADWTSAFDAAGVPWGPIHTMEEVFAHPQVQHRQLRQVATHPVTGEVPMVRNPMLPANPQPLKPPPLLGEHTGVTAVAAIAAAR is encoded by the coding sequence ATGTTGCATCGCGCATTGGAAGGCATTCGCGTGCTGGACCTGTCGCGCATCCTGGCTGGGCCGTGGTGTACGCAGAACCTCGCCGATCTGGGCGCCGAAGTTGTCAAGGTCGAACATCCGCAGCGTGGCGATGACACGCGCGGTTGGGGCCCCCCGTATCTGGATGCCGCGGATGGCAGCGACGCGCGCCTTTCCGCGTACTTCATCAGCTGCAATCGCGGCAAGCAGTCGGTGTGCATCGACTATGGCCAGCCTGAAGGTGTCGCGCAATTGCTGGAGCTGGCCCGCCACGCCGACGTGCTGGTGGAGAACTACAAGGTGGGGACGCTCAAACGCTACGGGCTCGACTATGCGTCGCTCAAGGCGATCAATCCGCGTCTGATCTATCTGTCGATCACGGGGTTCGGTCAGGACGGCCCGATGGCCGACAAGCCCGGCTATGACTACGTGTTCCAGGGTATGGGCGGACTGATGAGCTACACCGGCCAGCCGGATGGTAGCCCCGGCGCTGGGCCGTTGCGCACGGGCGTGGCAGTGGTCGATGTCAGCACGGGCATGTATGCGACGAGTGCCGTGCTGGCGGCGCTGTTCCAGCGTCAGCAGACCGGTGAAGGCCAGCATCTCGATATCGCACTGCTCGACGTGGCCGTCGCACTGAATGCGAATCAGGGCGCCAACTACCTGGTATCGGGAAAGAACCCGCAACGCACGGGCAACGCGCATCCAAACTGCGCGCCGTATGAGGTCTTCCGATGCGCCGATGGTTATCTGATTCTGGCGATCGGCAACGACACGCAGTTCGCACGCTTCTGTGATGTGGCGGGGCGTCCGGATCTCGCGCAAGACCCGCGCTACGTCACGAACTCAGGCCGCATCGAACATCTCACCGAACTGCGCAAGGTACTGACGGCGTTGTTCCCGACGCGCTCGCGTGCCGACTGGACGTCGGCGTTCGACGCCGCCGGTGTGCCCTGGGGCCCGATTCATACGATGGAAGAGGTCTTCGCGCATCCGCAGGTCCAGCATCGGCAATTGCGTCAGGTGGCCACGCATCCGGTGACGGGCGAGGTGCCAATGGTGCGCAATCCGATGCTGCCGGCCAATCCGCAGCCGCTCAAGCCACCGCCGCTGCTCGGCGAACACACGGGCGTCACAGCAGTGGCCGCCATCGCTGCCGCGCGATAG
- a CDS encoding 3-hydroxyacyl-CoA dehydrogenase NAD-binding domain-containing protein, protein MSQAIESIPLSSTVSWQQQGDIAVLWLDNPPVNGLGDSTRAGLHAGITRALQDATVAGVVLAGAGKAFCGGADIRQFNTPAATARPLTRDVLALIESASKPVVAAIHGVALGGGLELAMGCHYRVVASDASLGLPEVNLGLVPGGGGTQRLPRLVGVEQALDMVQQGASVSGEAAARIGLADAVADARPSGTRDAGPVVALAIDFCRSAAARAVAHPVASALAVKASGDVDFGARIAAINGKARNALAQNACIRCVEAATQLPIADGLAFERAQFEALVAGNESKALRHIFFAEREAPKFAEGKGLALRPIERVAVIGSGTMGVGIAMSFVNAGIPVMLIEREQAALDRGMALIRRNYEITAAKGKLAPQQIDACMGRITPTLAFEAVADADLVVEAVFEDMAVKQAIFERLDALCKPSAILATNTSRLNIDTIAASTKRPGDVIGLHFFSPANVMKLLEVVRGQATRADVIASCMAMAQRIRKIPVLVRVCEGFVGNRMLTPYWREAGFLLEEGASPLQVDRALTQFGMAMGPLTMADLAGMDINWATRKRLAPTRPAHLRYSAVADRICELGRFGQKTNGGYYRYEPGSRTPIPDPQIDALIEECAREAGITRRPVADEEIVERCMLALINEGARILDEGIAQRASDIDVVYVHGYGFPAWRGGPMFYAETLGLAHVLARIRALQDVHGAHWEPAPLLERLVAEGRQTFDGPR, encoded by the coding sequence ATGTCCCAGGCAATCGAATCCATTCCTCTTTCTTCCACCGTGAGCTGGCAACAGCAGGGCGATATCGCCGTGCTGTGGCTCGACAACCCGCCGGTGAACGGCCTGGGCGATAGCACCCGCGCCGGCCTGCACGCCGGGATCACGCGCGCGCTGCAGGATGCCACCGTGGCCGGGGTTGTGCTGGCAGGCGCCGGCAAGGCGTTTTGCGGCGGCGCGGACATCCGGCAGTTCAATACGCCTGCCGCGACCGCCCGGCCGCTTACGCGCGATGTGCTGGCGCTGATCGAATCGGCGAGCAAGCCCGTGGTGGCTGCGATACACGGCGTGGCGCTCGGTGGTGGCCTGGAGCTGGCCATGGGATGCCACTATCGCGTGGTGGCATCCGACGCCAGCCTGGGTCTGCCAGAGGTCAACCTCGGGCTCGTGCCCGGTGGCGGCGGTACCCAGCGGCTGCCACGGCTCGTTGGTGTGGAACAGGCGCTGGACATGGTTCAGCAAGGGGCGTCCGTCAGCGGCGAAGCCGCCGCGCGCATCGGTCTTGCCGATGCGGTAGCAGACGCGAGGCCGAGCGGCACACGGGATGCTGGACCTGTTGTCGCACTGGCGATCGACTTTTGCCGGAGTGCTGCCGCCCGTGCGGTGGCGCATCCGGTTGCCAGTGCGTTGGCCGTCAAGGCGAGCGGCGATGTCGATTTCGGGGCGCGGATTGCCGCGATCAACGGCAAGGCACGCAATGCGCTCGCGCAGAATGCGTGCATCCGGTGCGTCGAAGCCGCGACGCAGCTGCCGATTGCCGACGGGCTGGCATTCGAGCGCGCCCAGTTCGAGGCGCTTGTTGCGGGCAACGAGTCGAAGGCGCTGCGCCATATTTTCTTCGCCGAGCGCGAGGCGCCGAAGTTTGCCGAAGGGAAGGGACTGGCGCTGCGGCCGATCGAACGTGTCGCCGTCATCGGTTCCGGGACGATGGGCGTCGGCATCGCAATGTCGTTCGTCAACGCAGGCATTCCGGTCATGCTGATCGAACGCGAGCAGGCCGCGCTGGACCGCGGCATGGCACTGATCCGCCGCAACTACGAGATCACCGCCGCGAAAGGCAAGCTGGCGCCGCAGCAGATTGACGCGTGCATGGGGCGCATAACGCCGACGCTGGCGTTCGAGGCCGTGGCCGATGCCGATCTGGTGGTCGAAGCCGTGTTCGAGGACATGGCCGTGAAGCAGGCCATCTTCGAGCGTCTGGACGCGCTGTGCAAGCCGTCGGCCATCCTGGCGACGAATACGTCGCGGTTGAACATCGACACGATCGCGGCGTCGACCAAACGCCCGGGCGACGTGATCGGCCTGCATTTTTTCAGCCCGGCGAACGTGATGAAGCTGCTGGAAGTCGTGCGTGGACAGGCGACCCGCGCCGACGTCATCGCGTCGTGCATGGCGATGGCGCAGCGCATCCGAAAGATTCCGGTGCTGGTGCGGGTGTGCGAAGGGTTTGTCGGCAACCGGATGCTGACGCCTTACTGGCGGGAGGCCGGCTTCCTGTTGGAAGAGGGCGCATCGCCACTGCAGGTCGATCGCGCATTGACGCAGTTCGGCATGGCGATGGGCCCGCTGACGATGGCGGATTTGGCCGGCATGGACATCAACTGGGCCACGCGGAAGCGGCTGGCGCCGACGCGGCCGGCGCACCTGCGGTATTCGGCGGTGGCCGATCGAATCTGCGAACTGGGCCGGTTCGGGCAGAAGACCAACGGTGGCTACTACCGCTACGAACCCGGCAGTCGCACGCCGATCCCCGACCCGCAGATCGACGCGTTGATCGAAGAGTGCGCGCGCGAGGCAGGCATTACGCGGCGACCGGTTGCCGACGAGGAGATCGTCGAGCGCTGCATGCTGGCGCTGATCAATGAAGGCGCGCGCATCCTGGACGAGGGCATCGCGCAGCGCGCTTCCGATATCGACGTGGTGTACGTGCATGGCTACGGCTTTCCGGCGTGGCGTGGCGGCCCCATGTTCTATGCGGAAACGCTCGGTCTGGCGCACGTGCTGGCCCGTATCCGCGCGTTGCAGGACGTGCACGGTGCCCATTGGGAGCCTGCGCCACTGCTCGAGCGGTTGGTCGCAGAAGGCCGGCAGACTTTCGACGGTCCACGTTGA
- a CDS encoding thiolase, with product MSAALKATDRGGVAILGTGLAGLGHAGGRTEQEIIAQAAHRAVAASGLRMADIDGIVTSSLTSPWWVMRMSEYLGIRPRFSDSTMFGGSSFIADVRIAAMAIEAGECDNVLICYGSNPRSIPSSSRVNAMRAELDPQPYEHPYKPFNPVTSYALAAARHMHEFGTTRTQLAEVAVAARQWAQRNPDAFMRDPLTVDDVINAKMVSDPLTVRDCCLVTDGAGAFVVTRADRARGLHAKPVYVLGVGHAHWHRQISCMDDLTRTPAIDSGRKAFAQAGLTPADIDVVELYDAFTINPILFLEDLGFCAKGEGGAFISGGRIAPGGDFPMNTNGGGLSCTHPGMYSIFLVIEAVSQLRGEAGERQVSKVETALVHGNGGVLSSQATAILASSQ from the coding sequence ATGAGCGCGGCATTGAAGGCCACCGATCGTGGTGGCGTGGCGATTCTGGGCACGGGACTGGCGGGGCTCGGTCATGCAGGTGGCCGCACGGAGCAGGAAATCATCGCCCAGGCCGCGCACCGCGCGGTGGCGGCCAGCGGACTGCGCATGGCCGATATCGACGGCATTGTCACGTCGAGCCTGACGTCGCCCTGGTGGGTGATGCGCATGTCAGAGTACCTCGGCATCCGGCCCCGGTTCTCCGATAGCACGATGTTCGGCGGATCGTCGTTCATCGCGGATGTTCGCATCGCCGCCATGGCGATCGAGGCGGGCGAATGCGACAACGTGCTGATCTGCTACGGCAGCAATCCTCGCAGCATTCCCAGTAGTTCGCGCGTCAACGCGATGCGCGCCGAACTCGACCCGCAGCCGTACGAGCATCCGTACAAGCCGTTCAACCCCGTCACCAGCTATGCGCTGGCCGCGGCCCGGCATATGCATGAGTTCGGCACCACGCGCACGCAACTGGCCGAAGTGGCGGTGGCGGCGCGGCAGTGGGCGCAGCGCAATCCCGACGCCTTCATGCGCGACCCATTGACGGTCGACGATGTGATCAACGCCAAGATGGTGTCCGACCCGCTGACGGTGCGCGATTGCTGTCTGGTGACCGATGGCGCCGGCGCTTTTGTCGTCACGCGCGCGGACCGTGCCCGGGGTCTTCATGCGAAGCCGGTCTATGTGCTCGGTGTCGGACACGCGCACTGGCATCGGCAGATTTCCTGCATGGACGATCTGACGCGCACGCCGGCCATCGACTCGGGCCGCAAGGCATTTGCGCAGGCGGGCCTGACGCCTGCCGATATCGACGTGGTGGAGCTTTATGACGCTTTCACGATCAACCCGATCCTGTTTCTGGAAGACCTGGGCTTCTGCGCGAAAGGTGAGGGCGGTGCATTCATCTCGGGCGGCCGCATCGCGCCGGGCGGCGATTTCCCGATGAACACCAATGGTGGCGGGCTGTCGTGCACCCACCCGGGCATGTACAGCATTTTCCTTGTGATCGAAGCCGTCAGCCAGTTGCGCGGCGAGGCCGGCGAGCGGCAGGTCAGCAAGGTGGAAACGGCGCTAGTGCACGGCAATGGTGGTGTGCTGTCCAGCCAGGCCACCGCCATCCTGGCATCCAGCCAATAA
- a CDS encoding Zn-ribbon domain-containing OB-fold protein produces the protein MTIAPPSGDPATTSADAHYFQRLSEGVFEIPQCRDCGRHHFFPRVVCPHCGSVALQWAAPSGLGTVYSTTVVRKKDGDYNVCLVDLDEGPRMMSCVIGVDPDAVRIGHRVRAQVQRKGEDALLVFAPAGERQ, from the coding sequence ATGACGATTGCACCTCCATCCGGCGACCCGGCAACCACGTCTGCCGACGCCCACTACTTCCAGCGCCTCTCCGAAGGCGTGTTCGAAATCCCCCAGTGCCGCGACTGCGGCCGGCATCACTTCTTTCCGCGCGTCGTTTGCCCTCATTGCGGCTCCGTAGCGTTGCAGTGGGCCGCGCCGAGCGGTCTTGGCACCGTGTACTCGACCACGGTCGTGCGCAAAAAGGACGGGGATTACAACGTGTGCCTGGTCGATCTCGACGAGGGGCCGCGCATGATGAGCTGCGTGATCGGTGTGGATCCCGACGCGGTGAGGATCGGGCACCGCGTCAGGGCGCAGGTGCAGCGCAAGGGCGAGGACGCATTGCTGGTGTTCGCGCCGGCCGGGGAGCGACAATGA
- a CDS encoding tripartite tricarboxylate transporter substrate binding protein has product MQHGFRRRRLMAAIGFSFALGGTSLAPAHADTWPTKPVTIVVAFAPGGMTDIVGRMLAAELSQTFKQSFVVENRPGAAGQLATEYVARKPNDGYTLLLSATGHVIGPAVQKTVRYRPVLDFEPIALIAKAPNMLVVNPSVPAHTVPEFVTWAKAQGSVPYGSAGVGGSTHLAGELFRHMTGAPLVHVPYKGASPSTSDAVAGQIPVVFQDSMSVSAFIAAGKLRPIAVTSLERSKLFPDVPTIAEAGYKNFDAYTWLGLYAPTGTPAAIVTRLNTEVNRIMSSPDMVAKLKKQNAEAAGNLNPAEFRKYVETEVAKWQNMVKITGVQIEQ; this is encoded by the coding sequence ATGCAACATGGCTTTCGGCGCCGTCGCCTCATGGCGGCCATTGGCTTTTCATTCGCACTAGGCGGTACTTCCCTGGCTCCGGCACATGCCGATACGTGGCCGACCAAGCCGGTCACGATCGTGGTGGCGTTCGCGCCCGGCGGCATGACCGATATCGTTGGCCGGATGCTCGCGGCCGAGCTGAGCCAGACGTTCAAGCAGAGCTTCGTGGTGGAGAACCGCCCCGGCGCGGCCGGACAACTCGCCACGGAATACGTTGCCCGCAAGCCGAATGACGGCTACACGCTGCTGCTTAGCGCCACCGGGCACGTGATTGGGCCGGCCGTGCAGAAGACCGTGCGGTATCGCCCGGTCCTGGATTTCGAGCCGATTGCTCTGATCGCCAAGGCGCCGAACATGCTCGTGGTGAACCCCTCTGTGCCGGCGCATACCGTGCCCGAGTTCGTGACGTGGGCCAAGGCCCAGGGCAGCGTGCCCTATGGTTCCGCAGGCGTGGGAGGCTCCACCCACCTCGCGGGCGAGCTGTTCCGCCATATGACCGGCGCGCCGCTGGTACACGTGCCATACAAGGGCGCGTCGCCCTCCACCAGCGATGCCGTGGCCGGCCAGATTCCGGTGGTGTTCCAGGATTCGATGAGCGTCTCCGCGTTCATCGCCGCCGGCAAGCTGCGTCCGATCGCCGTGACCAGCCTGGAACGCAGCAAGCTGTTCCCCGATGTGCCGACGATTGCCGAGGCCGGGTACAAGAACTTCGACGCCTATACCTGGCTGGGGCTGTACGCACCGACCGGGACGCCGGCCGCCATCGTCACGCGCCTGAATACCGAGGTGAACCGGATCATGTCGTCGCCCGACATGGTGGCGAAACTCAAGAAGCAGAACGCCGAGGCGGCGGGCAATCTGAATCCGGCCGAATTCCGCAAGTACGTCGAGACCGAAGTGGCCAAGTGGCAGAACATGGTCAAGATCACCGGCGTGCAGATCGAGCAGTAA
- the gdhA gene encoding NADP-specific glutamate dehydrogenase, producing MAQAPHIASRKLRDIVTSRTLDSFLAGVSRRDPNQPEFFQAVKEVMMTLWPFVERNPRYGDQALLERLVEPERVIQFRVAWTDDRGQVQVNRAFRVQHSSAIGPYKGGMRFHPTVNLSVLKFLGFEQTFKNALTTLPMGGGKGGSDFDPKGKTDAEVMRFCQALITELYRHLGPDTDVPAGDIGVGAREVGFMAGMMKKLSNQSACVFTGKGLAFGGSLMRPEATGYGTVYFAQEMLHRRGREFDGLRVLLSGSGNVAQYAAEKAIELGAKVLTVSDSGGVLHFPEGMNREQLDALMTFKNDTRGRLSDFAEQHGLRFEAGKTPWHVPADVALPCATQNELNGQDAERLLSNGVFCVAEGANMPSTLDAVDRFVAARILYAPGKASNAGGVATSGLEMSQNAMRMAWHHAEIDEKLHAIMKDIHGNCIHYGQKEDGYINYVEGANIAGFVKVADAMLAQGVI from the coding sequence GTGGCGCAGGCGCCGCACATCGCATCAAGAAAACTCAGAGACATCGTGACTTCTCGCACCCTCGATTCCTTCCTGGCCGGGGTCTCCCGGCGTGACCCCAACCAGCCCGAATTCTTCCAGGCCGTGAAGGAGGTCATGATGACCTTGTGGCCGTTCGTCGAACGCAACCCGCGCTATGGCGATCAGGCACTGCTGGAACGGCTGGTGGAACCGGAACGTGTGATCCAGTTCCGCGTGGCATGGACCGACGATCGCGGCCAGGTGCAGGTCAACCGCGCATTCCGCGTGCAGCACAGCTCCGCAATCGGCCCGTACAAGGGTGGGATGCGCTTCCACCCGACCGTGAACCTGTCGGTACTGAAGTTCCTGGGCTTCGAGCAGACCTTCAAGAATGCGCTGACCACCCTGCCCATGGGCGGCGGCAAGGGCGGCTCGGACTTCGACCCAAAGGGCAAGACCGACGCTGAAGTCATGCGCTTCTGCCAGGCGCTGATCACCGAGCTGTATCGTCACCTGGGACCGGACACCGACGTGCCGGCCGGTGACATCGGCGTGGGCGCGCGGGAAGTCGGCTTCATGGCCGGCATGATGAAGAAGCTGTCGAACCAGTCCGCCTGCGTGTTCACTGGCAAGGGTCTGGCCTTCGGCGGCAGCCTGATGCGTCCCGAGGCCACCGGCTACGGCACGGTGTACTTCGCGCAGGAGATGCTGCATCGTCGCGGCCGCGAATTCGACGGTCTGCGTGTGCTGCTGTCGGGCTCGGGCAACGTGGCGCAATACGCCGCCGAAAAGGCGATCGAGCTGGGTGCCAAGGTGCTGACGGTATCGGACTCCGGAGGCGTGCTGCACTTCCCCGAGGGCATGAATCGCGAGCAACTGGACGCGCTGATGACGTTCAAGAACGACACCCGTGGCCGCCTGTCCGACTTTGCCGAGCAGCATGGCCTGCGCTTCGAGGCCGGCAAGACGCCGTGGCACGTGCCCGCCGACGTTGCTCTGCCGTGCGCCACCCAGAACGAACTGAACGGTCAGGATGCCGAGCGCCTGCTGTCGAACGGCGTGTTCTGCGTAGCCGAAGGCGCCAACATGCCGTCGACGCTGGACGCCGTGGACCGCTTCGTGGCCGCACGCATCCTGTATGCGCCGGGCAAGGCCAGCAACGCTGGCGGTGTGGCCACTTCGGGCCTGGAGATGTCGCAGAACGCCATGCGCATGGCCTGGCATCACGCCGAGATCGACGAGAAGCTCCACGCCATCATGAAGGACATCCACGGCAACTGCATCCACTACGGCCAGAAGGAAGACGGCTACATCAATTATGTGGAAGGCGCCAACATCGCCGGCTTCGTCAAGGTGGCGGACGCCATGCTGGCGCAGGGTGTGATCTGA
- a CDS encoding LysE family translocator, protein MEYINTLLALTGVMMLSVASPGPNFMIVTSTAVASRRAGVITGLALGAASGTWALIAIAGLGLIVTHVAWIGTALRIAGAAYLIWLGAKMILTARHPLNAPTLVAPSGWTAAKKGYAVSMTNPKAVAFYGSIFALMVPAHAPAWFHVAVIAIAVAVSSAWYCGMALLASHPAVHRLLMRRKAVLDSVVGGLLIVLGGRMLAAR, encoded by the coding sequence ATGGAATACATCAACACCCTGCTGGCTCTGACCGGCGTCATGATGTTGAGCGTCGCCAGCCCGGGACCGAATTTCATGATCGTCACATCGACGGCGGTCGCGTCTCGGCGTGCAGGCGTGATCACCGGCCTCGCGCTTGGCGCAGCCTCGGGCACCTGGGCCCTGATCGCGATCGCCGGACTCGGCCTGATCGTCACGCATGTGGCATGGATCGGCACGGCGCTCCGGATTGCTGGCGCCGCCTACCTGATCTGGCTCGGGGCAAAGATGATCCTGACCGCGCGCCATCCGCTGAATGCTCCGACCCTCGTTGCGCCATCCGGCTGGACCGCCGCGAAGAAGGGCTATGCCGTCAGCATGACCAACCCCAAGGCCGTGGCGTTCTACGGCAGCATCTTCGCGTTGATGGTCCCCGCTCACGCGCCGGCATGGTTCCACGTCGCTGTCATCGCCATTGCAGTCGCGGTATCGTCTGCATGGTACTGCGGCATGGCGCTGCTCGCCTCACACCCTGCGGTTCACCGGTTACTGATGCGGCGCAAGGCCGTGCTGGATTCCGTGGTTGGAGGACTGCTGATAGTCCTTGGCGGACGGATGCTGGCGGCGCGCTGA
- a CDS encoding fimbrial protein, which translates to MVAAGSGCEDDVNRGGVMIRRVWNETLQKMLCGLALVAVSDAVHALGDCSTSPSMPYLQAMNNMAVAVNLAVGAAIPGTRRNYTFSGRCVADGNNLIYAGAPIIACYYGSGREITPGVYSTGVAGIGIRLRNAVGQPLTNAIGVTCDTRAAALGALAADLSYSVSVSIEFVKTGAIGQGSLDPSQTLFGFGVYRSAVGLGGGGNHIGFTGSATPRQITCTTRAPTTVALPDATVSSLSGNGSTTGFAPFSIGLICDGAAVVGISFDGAGGTPVRSASTGVLGIQNEGAAGMASGVGVQLINDGTYSPVPLQTRNHLGNISANGMASYRYAFRYHSLSARPSPGTVRGTMVFTFDYQ; encoded by the coding sequence ATGGTCGCGGCCGGTAGCGGCTGTGAGGATGACGTGAACAGGGGGGGCGTGATGATTCGAAGAGTATGGAATGAGACGCTGCAGAAGATGCTGTGTGGACTGGCCTTGGTGGCCGTATCTGATGCCGTTCACGCGTTGGGAGATTGCTCGACATCGCCTTCCATGCCTTACTTGCAGGCGATGAACAATATGGCCGTGGCGGTTAACCTTGCGGTTGGCGCGGCCATCCCGGGCACGAGGCGAAACTACACGTTCAGCGGTCGATGCGTCGCGGACGGCAACAATTTGATTTATGCAGGAGCGCCGATCATTGCGTGCTATTACGGAAGCGGCAGAGAAATCACCCCAGGCGTGTATTCGACAGGTGTCGCTGGCATTGGCATTCGGCTACGGAACGCCGTGGGACAGCCTTTGACCAATGCTATCGGCGTGACCTGCGATACAAGAGCGGCGGCTCTGGGAGCGCTGGCGGCTGACCTTTCGTATTCGGTGTCCGTTTCCATCGAATTCGTGAAAACGGGAGCGATCGGTCAAGGTAGCCTGGATCCTTCGCAAACGCTCTTTGGTTTTGGTGTTTATCGTTCAGCAGTCGGCCTGGGCGGTGGAGGGAACCACATAGGCTTTACTGGCAGCGCCACGCCACGTCAGATTACCTGCACGACACGTGCTCCGACGACCGTTGCCCTTCCGGATGCCACGGTATCGAGTCTTTCCGGGAATGGTTCGACGACGGGCTTTGCGCCATTCTCCATCGGGCTCATATGCGATGGCGCGGCAGTTGTGGGCATATCCTTCGACGGCGCCGGCGGGACGCCTGTCAGATCCGCTTCCACGGGCGTGCTGGGCATCCAGAACGAAGGCGCGGCCGGCATGGCCAGCGGGGTTGGTGTGCAGTTGATCAACGACGGCACTTATTCCCCCGTACCCCTGCAAACGCGCAATCATCTTGGCAACATCTCCGCCAACGGCATGGCCTCGTATCGCTATGCGTTTCGGTACCACAGCCTTTCGGCCAGACCTAGTCCTGGCACCGTGAGGGGTACGATGGTTTTCACTTTCGACTATCAGTAG
- a CDS encoding thioesterase family protein — MARLKLDLPADQFCYSTHLTVRVTDINSANHLANDSMISMISEARARFLFQFGSEGDRVDGAGIIVTDLATMYRKEAHARDQLLFEVGVMDFNKYGGDIIFRITRPQDGALIAMAKSGFVFFDYATTRVVPMPDGFAARFPKVNWVD; from the coding sequence ATGGCCCGCCTCAAACTCGACCTGCCTGCCGACCAGTTCTGCTATTCCACCCACCTGACCGTTCGCGTCACCGACATCAACTCCGCCAATCACCTGGCCAACGATTCGATGATCTCGATGATCTCGGAGGCACGGGCCCGCTTTCTCTTCCAGTTCGGCAGCGAGGGCGACCGCGTGGACGGTGCGGGCATCATCGTCACCGACCTGGCCACGATGTATCGCAAGGAGGCCCACGCACGCGACCAGCTTCTGTTCGAGGTGGGTGTAATGGACTTCAACAAGTACGGCGGCGACATCATCTTCCGAATCACGCGCCCGCAGGATGGCGCCCTGATCGCCATGGCCAAGTCCGGCTTCGTCTTCTTCGATTACGCCACCACGCGCGTGGTGCCGATGCCCGATGGCTTCGCCGCGCGATTCCCGAAGGTGAACTGGGTCGATTGA
- a CDS encoding porin, which produces MNVRHGVAMATLGMIAGTASAQSSVTLYGVADVGIEYLSNVPSANGGASQVRMASGNMSTSRWGIRGVEDLGGGLKAIFDLESGISLDTGAQNNRTRLFDRTSIVGLSSKYGTVTLGRQTTPLYDTAIQLDPMGFAPRYSLYKSDDVLAGRADNSIKYRGTFNGLTASGLYSFSRTGGGEVPGNYTLDRNLGISLSYEVSSFAIGAVYDEYQGSTLATAERKDRRMLVGASYAFGPAKAFIGYRWYNGNVGAMPTDRSDLYWAGLRYSVTPALKLTGAAYYTNMRNAGADPIMFVASADYAFSKRTDVYMNAGYALNRGNSQLGMNGFNTPSGSPTNVVPGKDQTGLVVGVRHKF; this is translated from the coding sequence ATGAATGTTCGTCACGGCGTTGCGATGGCAACCCTGGGGATGATTGCAGGCACCGCGTCCGCGCAATCCAGCGTCACGCTTTATGGCGTCGCCGACGTTGGTATCGAGTACCTCAGCAACGTGCCTTCCGCCAACGGCGGCGCCAGCCAGGTACGGATGGCATCCGGCAACATGTCCACATCCCGCTGGGGCATTCGTGGTGTCGAGGATCTCGGCGGCGGCCTGAAGGCGATCTTCGATCTCGAAAGCGGTATTTCGCTCGATACCGGCGCGCAAAACAACCGGACCCGGCTCTTCGATCGGACGTCTATCGTAGGTCTGAGCAGCAAGTACGGAACCGTCACGTTGGGCCGCCAGACCACCCCGCTGTATGACACCGCGATCCAACTCGACCCGATGGGCTTTGCGCCGCGGTACTCGCTCTACAAGAGTGACGACGTGCTGGCCGGCCGCGCGGACAACTCAATCAAGTACCGTGGCACGTTCAACGGACTAACCGCCAGCGGCTTGTACAGTTTCAGCCGAACCGGCGGCGGAGAGGTCCCCGGCAACTACACCCTCGACCGCAATCTCGGTATCTCGTTGTCCTATGAGGTGAGTTCCTTCGCGATCGGCGCGGTATATGACGAGTACCAGGGCTCCACGCTTGCTACCGCCGAACGCAAGGACCGGCGCATGCTGGTCGGCGCGAGCTACGCCTTCGGCCCGGCAAAGGCCTTCATCGGCTATCGCTGGTACAACGGCAACGTCGGCGCCATGCCGACCGACCGCTCCGATCTGTACTGGGCGGGTCTGCGTTACAGCGTGACGCCCGCGCTGAAGCTGACCGGCGCGGCGTACTACACGAACATGCGCAACGCCGGGGCCGACCCGATCATGTTCGTCGCCTCGGCGGACTATGCATTCTCCAAGCGCACGGACGTGTACATGAATGCCGGCTACGCGCTGAACCGCGGCAACTCCCAGCTCGGCATGAACGGATTCAACACGCCGAGCGGCAGCCCGACCAACGTCGTTCCCGGCAAGGACCAGACTGGCCTGGTGGTCGGCGTGCGCCACAAGTTCTGA